The following proteins come from a genomic window of Ochotona princeps isolate mOchPri1 chromosome 14, mOchPri1.hap1, whole genome shotgun sequence:
- the PRRT1B gene encoding proline rich transmembrane protein 1B produces the protein MQPGPDTKGGGPSTVPDDPGSPERPVEPRSPEHPALPQLPRRPQLLDEDGAGPHEEGAAAVEEGSEPARETPAADPATASVEARPGPKAAAGGAPHIGFVGEPPPYAPPDPKAVHLLYPPYPQVPVLLQPTPSPAALYPPPPAALYPGAPAPSPLFPQPATATATYSFPVYGGPVAAPTAVEHRPVPKDYMMESVLVTLFCCLLTGCIAIVYSYETRAALSRGDLSQAEEASRKARALVLFSLLFGVFVSVSWVIYVVVALYLP, from the exons ATGCAGCCAG GTCCGGACACCAAAGGGGGCGGCCCCTCCACCGTCCCAGATGACCCCGGGAGCCCAGAGCGCCCTGTGGaacccaggagccctgagcaccCCGCGCTCCCGCAGCTGCCGCGCCGCCCGCAGCTCCTAGACGAGGATGGAGCAGGCCCGCACGAGGAGGGGGCAGCGGCCGTGGAGGAGGGCAGTGAGCCGGCCCGGGAGACTCCTGCAGCCGACCCTGCGACCGCCAGCGTCGAGGCCAGACCTGGGCCTAAGGCAGCGGCTGGTGGGGCCCCGCACATCGGCTTCGTGGGCGAGCCCCCACCCTACGCGCCGCCTGACCCcaaggctgtgcacctgctgtacCCGCCCTACCCTCAAGTGCCGGTGCTCCTGCAGCCCACACCCTCGCCCGCTGCCCTGTACCCGCCGCCGCCTGCTGCGCTCTATCCAGGTGCGCCCGCACCGTCCCCACTCTTCCCGCAGCCTGCCACAGCCACTGCCACCTACTCCTTCCCCGTG TACGGTGGCCCAGTGGCTGCCCCCACGGCGGTGGAGCACCGGCCGGTGCCCAAGGACTACATGATGGAGTCGGTGCTCgtgaccctcttctgctgcctgctCACTGGCTGCATCGCCATCGTGTACTCCTACGAG ACCCGTGCCGCCCTGAGCCGGGGTGACCTGAGCCAGGCCGAGGAGGCGTCGCGGAAGGCTCGTGCGCTGGTGCTCTTCAGCCTGCTGTTTGGGGTTTTCGTGTCCGTCAGCTGGGTCATCTACGTGGTGGTGGCCCTCTACTTGCCCTGA
- the UCK1 gene encoding uridine-cytidine kinase 1 isoform X2: protein MASAGGGDREGAVPDADRPHQRPFLIGVSGGTASGKSTVCEKIMELLGQNEVDHRQRKLVILSQDRFYKVLTAEQKAKALKGQYNFDHPDAFDNDLMHRTLRNIVEGKTVEVPTYDFVTHSRLPETTVVYPADVVLFEGILVFYSQELRDMFHLRLFVDTDSDVRLSRRDKEVCGRDHPTRGRQHGGHQPDCAAHPGHSQW from the exons ATGGCTTCGGCGGGAGGCGGCGACCGCGAGGGCGCCGTGCCGGACGCCGACCGTCCGCACCAGCGGCCCTTCCTGATCGGCGTGAGCGGCGGCACGGCGAGCGGGAAG TCCACCGTGTGTGAGAAGATCATGGAGCTGCTGGGCCAGAACGAGGTGGACCACCGGCAGCGCAAGCTGGTCATCCTGAGCCAGGACCGCTTCTACAAGGTGCTGACCGCCGAGCAGAAGGCCAAGGCGCTCAAGGGGCAGTACAACTTCGACCACCCAG ATGCCTTTGACAATGATTTGATGCACAGGACCCTGAGAAACATTGTGGAGGGCAAGACTGTGGAGGTGCCCACCTATGACTTTGTGACCCACTCGAG GCTGCCGGAGACCACGGTGGTGTACCCTGCGGACGTGGTGCTGTTCGAGGGTATCTTGGTGTTCTACAGCCAGGAGCTGCGGGACATGTTCCACCTGCGCCTGTTTGTGGATACGGACTCGGACGTGCGGCTCTCCCGGAGAG ACAAAGAAGTATGCGGACGTGATCATCCCACGCGGGGTCGACAACATGG TGGCCATCAACCTGATTGTGCAGCACATCCAGGACATTCTCAATGGTGA
- the UCK1 gene encoding uridine-cytidine kinase 1 isoform X1 yields MASAGGGDREGAVPDADRPHQRPFLIGVSGGTASGKSTVCEKIMELLGQNEVDHRQRKLVILSQDRFYKVLTAEQKAKALKGQYNFDHPDAFDNDLMHRTLRNIVEGKTVEVPTYDFVTHSRLPETTVVYPADVVLFEGILVFYSQELRDMFHLRLFVDTDSDVRLSRRVLRDVQRGRDLEQILTQYTTFVKPAFEEFCLPTKKYADVIIPRGVDNMVAINLIVQHIQDILNGDICKWHRGANGKSHKRAFSEPEEHPGVLTSGKRSHLESSSRPH; encoded by the exons ATGGCTTCGGCGGGAGGCGGCGACCGCGAGGGCGCCGTGCCGGACGCCGACCGTCCGCACCAGCGGCCCTTCCTGATCGGCGTGAGCGGCGGCACGGCGAGCGGGAAG TCCACCGTGTGTGAGAAGATCATGGAGCTGCTGGGCCAGAACGAGGTGGACCACCGGCAGCGCAAGCTGGTCATCCTGAGCCAGGACCGCTTCTACAAGGTGCTGACCGCCGAGCAGAAGGCCAAGGCGCTCAAGGGGCAGTACAACTTCGACCACCCAG ATGCCTTTGACAATGATTTGATGCACAGGACCCTGAGAAACATTGTGGAGGGCAAGACTGTGGAGGTGCCCACCTATGACTTTGTGACCCACTCGAG GCTGCCGGAGACCACGGTGGTGTACCCTGCGGACGTGGTGCTGTTCGAGGGTATCTTGGTGTTCTACAGCCAGGAGCTGCGGGACATGTTCCACCTGCGCCTGTTTGTGGATACGGACTCGGACGTGCGGCTCTCCCGGAGAG TCCTCCGAGATGTGCAGCGCGGGCGGGACCTGGAGCAGATCCTGACACAGTACACCACCTTCGTGAAGCCAGCCTTCGAGGAGTTCTGTCTGCCG ACAAAGAAGTATGCGGACGTGATCATCCCACGCGGGGTCGACAACATGG TGGCCATCAACCTGATTGTGCAGCACATCCAGGACATTCTCAATGGTGACATCTGCAAATGGCACCGAGGGGCCAACGGGAAGAGTCACAAGAGGGCCTTTTCCGAACCGGAAGAGCATCCCGGGGTGCTGACCTCAGGCAAACGCTCGCACCTGGAATCCAGCAGCAGGCCCCACTGA